The genomic interval CCGGATACCGTACCAAGCAGACCCAGCATCGGAGAAGATGCACCGATGATCGAAAGATAGTCGATCGGTTTCATGAGCTTAGTCATCTGCTCAACCGAGGCCTCCTCAACCGACTCTTTCACTTTCACAAAATCAATTTCCTCTTCACCATCCAGACAACGCTCAAGACCGGCACCGAACGTATTGGCAAACAGAGACGGATTCTTGCGGCAATAGATCAACGCTGTTTTACATTTTTTCTGGAGCATCATTTCGAGAAGTTGCGGCATCTGGTCAGTATGCAGCAACGTTTTCGGGCGCAGCGAAATAAGGTTCTGGATAATCAGGGCCACCATAAAGAATGAGAACGCTCCTAACGGGAACATTGCCCATCCACCCTGCTTGAGCAGTGTCCATAAATCTGTTTTCTGCGCTACCGCAGCATCCGCAATATCACCCTGAGCCATTGCAGCGCCTGCTACAGCCAGCAGTGCCACCATCAAGAGTCCTTTTTTCATTATCTTGCCTCCGTTTCCTTATTCAGATTCCGTTTTAGTTTCTGTTGTTGCACTAACATCTGTATTTGCGGCTTCGGCCTGCACAGCTGCTTTTTCAGCTTTACGTCGGGCCATCTGTTCCGCTTTCTTTTTTTCCGCGGCCTGTTCAGCTTCTTCCATTTCGGCTTTGATCGCCAGTTCCCGGGCTTCAACTTCCCGGCCGCCAAGTTCAGCCCACAGTTTTTCAGCATTTACAGCAACAGCTGTTCCGGCATACATATTTTTTACCTGACGCGCCGTATTCATCGCTGAATTGGTGGTAATCACAGAATTGGTTCCCGTCATATCGAGGTAGCAATAGGCCACCAGCAGTTCACTCGCCGGTAGAATTTCAACATCGTTGGGGTGATTTTCGATGATCCGGGTGACCGTCTGAATGGCCTGCTTAGGCTCTCCGTTGGCACGTTCAATAGCGGCCTGGATGTAAAGCGAAGCCGCTTCGGCATCCTTCGGGAGCTCACTGCGGATTTTTTCCGCAAGGACCAGGTCACCCTGAGCCAGGGCAATCTGAGCCATACCCACCTGCCCCAACAACTTCATCTTTACATCCTCCATCGCCAGCAGCTGCTGCGCATAGCGGGCGGCAGATTCATAATCCTCAAGCGATTTATAGGAATGATAAACCAGTACAAATGTCGAACGTAGATTGTTCGGCACAGGCATGTACGGGACAAATTCCTCCATATCGGAACCCACCGTATCAATCACGCCTTGAAAATCGCCGGCGGTAAACATTTCTTCAACCGCTTTTGGGTCAAATTTAGGAAAGAAGGTCAGCTGCGCCAGTTTATCCATAGGTGCCGGCATATCCCGCAACTGTTTATACGGCTGGAAGATGAGGCGGTCACCCTCTACACGCTGCAGCATCACTTTTACTTTTTTACCGTTGGCCACCTCCATGACGGCCGGGGTACCGGTCTGCTCAATTTCCTTATTCTGCTGCGCAGATGCCGTAATGCTACCCAGAATAACAAGACTCATTAAAACGCATTTCATTATTCGCTCTCCTCAGTGGAAGACTCTTCTGCCGCATCGGACGAGAAGGCATTATGCTCATCGTCCCCGCCCTCTGACATTTCAGCTTCAACAGTAACCGTGATATTGGTGGTATTTCCCGCCTCCATGTAGGCGACAATTTCGGCCACTTCCGCAGCACCCAGATACTCACGTGCCACATCAGCCTGCGGTAACGTGTTTACGTATGGATCAAACAGCAGTGCCCGGTAGGTATTGCGCACATCGTTTTCACGTCCCATCTGCTTCAGGATACGCGCACTGGCCAGATAACCTTCAGCAGCCCAGTAGCCGCCAGCGTGCCCTTTATACTGGAAATACGTGCGCTGATACCAACCGAAGGCTTTAGGCAGATTGCCGGCCTTTTCCTCGACCTGCCCCAACTGGAAAGTAGCCTGGGCCACCGGCTCACCGCGCCAGGACGGAACTGTACGAATACTCATATTAGCTTCACGGGCTTCGTCAATTTTGCCTTCGTCAAGCAGCACCTGCGCTTTCAGAAGCTGTGCCCACGCCACATCATAATCGGTGCCATACAGTGCCTGTGCATCATTAATAGTAGCCAGCGTACCCTCATAATCTTTTTCTTCATACTGACCGAATGCCCGCAGCTTGTAAGCGGCTCGCATAAAGTCGGAATCTTCAAACTTGTTGATGAAGATACGGAGAATCTCTTCCGCCCGGTCATATTCCTTATTTTCAAACGAGGCATCGCAGATCAGTGCCAGTACCGGCGGCGATGCATTATCGAAACTTTCCAGCTCGGCCAGCAACGCTGTACCCAGCTCCAGTTCGGTTTCCTGCAGTTTGGCCAGCGTAACCTTCAGGCGCAGCAGCAGAGTTTCGTTTTCGGCTACGCCGCACGCATCCTCAAGTTCTTCAATGAGTTTTTCCTGTGCATCAAAATCCAGATAGATCCGTGAGATTTTAACGAGCTCATTGATCATCTGGTCGACGCCGTCCTGACGCAGGTCTCCGCCGTATTTCACGATGGCTCCGACATAGGTATCCACTGCATCGTCATATTCTTTCTGCTGAATTTTGGTTTTGCCGATCCAGAACAGGGCTTTTGCAATATCGGCCTCTTCGTTCCAGTCGTGCTCATAACGTTCAACTACACGCAGAATATCATCATATTTGTCTTCCGCTTCATACACCTCAGCCGCCTGGAATGTGGCATACGTAGCCTGATTTACCTTGGTGGCCCCTGCATATGCCCGTTCATAGTCGGCGATGGCCTCATCCAGCATACCTTCCGACCCGTAAATGTCCCCGCGCATACTGCAGGCTTCCGGATAAACGGAAGAGTCCGGATAGGTTTCAATAACATATGTAAAGCGTTCTTTCGCCTCTTCATACAGTTCCTGGCCAAACAGACAGATTCCGCCCTGGAAATAACACTCGTCCACATACTGCTCGGTTGGGAACTTTTTGATGTAAAGCTCAAAATTCGGCTGCGCCTCGGCATATTTCTGGAGGAACAGCTGTGACATCGCATACCAGTAGATGCTGTTCGCTTCCTGGTGCGACTCCGGGAATTCATCCAGCACATACTTAAAGCCTTTTTCCGATTCCTCGTAATTCTGGCCGATCAGATCCGCAACCGCCTGCATGAAATAGAGTTCGGTGTCATATTTAACGATGGTCGCCTCATTGGTGCGCACAAATCCGTCTATATAAGGTTTAAGCGTTTTAATCCGGGGCATCATTTCATGCGTCTGGTAGTACCCGGTCAGCATATAGGCCAGCTGACGCGGGGTCATACCTTCTTTATATTTGCCCATATGCTCATGCGCCAGCTCCTCAGCCTT from Verrucomicrobia bacterium S94 carries:
- a CDS encoding MotA/TolQ/ExbB proton channel family protein; this encodes MKKGLLMVALLAVAGAAMAQGDIADAAVAQKTDLWTLLKQGGWAMFPLGAFSFFMVALIIQNLISLRPKTLLHTDQMPQLLEMMLQKKCKTALIYCRKNPSLFANTFGAGLERCLDGEEEIDFVKVKESVEEASVEQMTKLMKPIDYLSIIGASSPMLGLLGTVSGMIKAFHTMGAQGMGKPELLAANIGEALITTATGLVIAIPSMFFFFFFKKGFQKTLATLGRNIGYLFDALQTGREPVSFMDLETLEKMEGE
- a CDS encoding tetratricopeptide repeat protein codes for the protein MKCVLMSLVILGSITASAQQNKEIEQTGTPAVMEVANGKKVKVMLQRVEGDRLIFQPYKQLRDMPAPMDKLAQLTFFPKFDPKAVEEMFTAGDFQGVIDTVGSDMEEFVPYMPVPNNLRSTFVLVYHSYKSLEDYESAARYAQQLLAMEDVKMKLLGQVGMAQIALAQGDLVLAEKIRSELPKDAEAASLYIQAAIERANGEPKQAIQTVTRIIENHPNDVEILPASELLVAYCYLDMTGTNSVITTNSAMNTARQVKNMYAGTAVAVNAEKLWAELGGREVEARELAIKAEMEEAEQAAEKKKAEQMARRKAEKAAVQAEAANTDVSATTETKTESE
- a CDS encoding tetratricopeptide repeat protein, which gives rise to MLTKKAGRFSVIRQLVLAIVLLGSATCAFAAEDAPTAGEMLKLAMKAMQAKEYDDAIDWMYQYISEVEESKAPRVVAIAQDTRFKLASLLIQKDRYDEAAAVLQDYIDTPLADKPRQAMKMLATCYFDTEAYEECAATVTNALYYNENPVLIATRKSEDDEDGEDYSKEKIEPEEPYTQDELTTMYMTLAESYFKIDKFEECIPAYSYVIEHTNDDQRKGYAIMQVINALIEIPAFDRILEWVPQLYRTDARYDIRVNLALMNAAAALYDAEEYDAALPLYRMIMPRDELVEYQEGKLRDLRLAYDMAPEEGAELTEAEKLLFGGGEEEAPAEKEEGEVEEKQIPKPIRELEALINALKALPPYELDIQYRMADLYKTVERYWEAFRFFEKVYRADPTTEVGERCVYELVDMLLENLNELEKAEELAHEHMGKYKEGMTPRQLAYMLTGYYQTHEMMPRIKTLKPYIDGFVRTNEATIVKYDTELYFMQAVADLIGQNYEESEKGFKYVLDEFPESHQEANSIYWYAMSQLFLQKYAEAQPNFELYIKKFPTEQYVDECYFQGGICLFGQELYEEAKERFTYVIETYPDSSVYPEACSMRGDIYGSEGMLDEAIADYERAYAGATKVNQATYATFQAAEVYEAEDKYDDILRVVERYEHDWNEEADIAKALFWIGKTKIQQKEYDDAVDTYVGAIVKYGGDLRQDGVDQMINELVKISRIYLDFDAQEKLIEELEDACGVAENETLLLRLKVTLAKLQETELELGTALLAELESFDNASPPVLALICDASFENKEYDRAEEILRIFINKFEDSDFMRAAYKLRAFGQYEEKDYEGTLATINDAQALYGTDYDVAWAQLLKAQVLLDEGKIDEAREANMSIRTVPSWRGEPVAQATFQLGQVEEKAGNLPKAFGWYQRTYFQYKGHAGGYWAAEGYLASARILKQMGRENDVRNTYRALLFDPYVNTLPQADVAREYLGAAEVAEIVAYMEAGNTTNITVTVEAEMSEGGDDEHNAFSSDAAEESSTEESE